Within the Oncorhynchus clarkii lewisi isolate Uvic-CL-2024 chromosome 2, UVic_Ocla_1.0, whole genome shotgun sequence genome, the region gacagcttttgtccatctacgtaacattgcaaaaatcagaaactttcggtccaaaaatgatgcagaaaaatgtatccatgcttttgtcacttctaggttagactactgcaatgctctactttccggctacccggataaagcactaaataaacttcagttagtgctaaatacggctgctagaatcctgactagaaccaatatatttgatcatattattccagtgctagcctccctacactgacttcctgttaaggcaagggctgatttcaagattttactgctaacctacaaagcattacatgggcttgctcctacctgtctttccgatttggtcctgccgtacataccgacacaagacgcaggcctcctaattgtccctagaatttctaagcaaacagctggaggcagggctttctcctatagagctcaatttttatggaatagtctgcctacccatgtgagagacgcagactcgatctcaacctttaagtctttattgaagactcatctcttcagtaggtcatatgattgagtgtagtctggcccaggagtgtgaaggtgaacggaaaggctctggagcaacttgcccttgctgtctctgcctggccggttcccctctctccactgggatactctgcctctatccctattacaggggcactggcttactggtgcttttCCATGccttccctaggaggggtgcatcacttgagtgggttgagttgctgacatggtcttcctgtctgggttggcgcccccccttgggttgtgccgtggtgaagatctttgtgggctatactcggccttgtctcaggatggtaagttggtggttgaagatgtccctctagtggtgtgggggctgtgctttggcaaagtgggtggggttatatcctgcctgttggACCCTGACTGagggtatcatcagatggggcaacagtgtctcctgacccctcctgtctcagcctccagtatttatgttgcagtagtttatgtgtcggggggctagggtcagtctgttatatctggagtatttattctgtcttatccggtgtcctgtgtgaattaagtatgttctctctaattctctctttctctctttctttctctctctcggaggacctgagctctaggaccatgcctcaggactacctggcatgatgactccttgctgtccccagtccacctggccgtgctgctgctccagtttcaactgatctgcctgcggctatggaaccctgaccttttcaccggacgtgctacatgtcccagacctgctgttttcaactctctagagacagcaggagcggtagagatactctcaatgatcggctatgaaaagccaactgacatttactcctgaggtgctgacttgttgcaccctcgacaactactgtgattattattatttgaccatgctggtcatttatgaacatttgaacatcttagccatgttctgttataatctccacccggcacagccagaagaggactggccacccctcatagcctggttcctctctaggtttcttcctaggttttggcctttctagggagtcttTCCTAgcccaccgtgcttctacacctgcattgcttgctgtttggggtttcaggctgggtttctgtacaccactttgagatatcagctgatgtaagaagggctatatgaataaataaatgtgatttgattttgatttacaaAAGAtttggaacacctgctctttccatgacatactctagactgaccaggtgaaagcaatGATCCCTTACGTAACttgttgaatccacttcaatcattgtagatgaaggggaggcgacatgttaaagaaggatttttaagcattgagatagttgagacatggattgtgtttttttgtgccattcagagggtgaatgggcaagacaaattatttaagtgcctttgaatggttAGCGTgtcctgggtttttcacactcaacagtttcccgtgtgtatcaagaatggtccaccacccaaaggacatccagcaaacttaacacaactgtgggaagcattggtgtcaacatgggTCAGGAACCCTGTGAAATGCTTTcgaaaccttgtagagtccatgccccaacgaattgaggctgttctgagggctaaagggagtgcaaatcaatattaggaaggtgttccctaatgtgttgtacactcagtgtgtgtcaATAAAGCTTTTTTTTGTCTGTTACCTGTATTTGCTCAagagtaaacacacacatatactaaatatgttacatttgagattttttggaGGGAAAAAAATAAAGGCATACAGCACACGCATACCTCAATAGATTGATTTCTGTTGGTTATTGATGTACTCTGATGTTGATACTGTTACCATTTTCTGGCCATTGGAACGCATGAATGcattccctcgctccctctctctcttgctgggTTTCGGATGGGACAGTTTTCAAATATCTCTTGTTGGGGGGGAAAAAATGACGTGATATGACGTATTTATTTTAAAACTTTTAatacaaatatttgtattttacaATGTCAGTTGTAGTGATGCATGTGAACGGTGTTCAGCTTTGCACTTGACTAGACATGGCCTTAGCAACACTGACAAACACATACTGGAAGTGTAAGAGCTTATACTGTTCAAAGTTGTTATTGTTCGCTAAGGAAAAGCAGATCATGAATTAATGAATAGACAATACAAGCAAATAAAGACTATCTAACACTGTGTATGTGAACATAAAAGGTATGAAACTCAAGTTCTGGTCTGTCACCTCTAAACTGCTCACTATGGCGGTATACTGTTGTACGGTACAATGATTTCCAATGCaaaaatgttgcacaacattttttTGGGAACACAATCTATACTTCACTAGTTTGTAAACCATGTTTATCATGTGCTTTATCACATATTGGACATGGTATAcagcttaaaaatatatatatacgattgtataccatttttttttttaaatcaagccAAGAATGAGAGCAATGCAGAATAAAAACTGACATAAGACTATGATTAAAATGCTAATACACAATGATTATATCTCCAAGTAAGCTTTTGAATCAAATGCAATACATTTACAGTAAGTCTGACTCCATCCGAATCGCAAACAACAACCTCCGGCTAGCATAGCCTACTAGTTAGTCTCCTACAGGTTACTACAATAGAAACAGAGACACTTGCACTTCAGGTGGGCTTCAGATTTCTTTTTGACACAAGTTTTGTGACATAAATCTGGATATTAAATATATTACAAGATATTACATTTTAGCACATGCACATATTTCAATCTGAAGTCACAGTGTTCGTATGAGAAattgttaaaggtccaatgcagtcaTTTTTAGAACAATATCAAGTCATTTCTAGGTAACAATGAAGTACCATACaatgattgttttcaattaaagaaacaaaaatagcttcttagctaaGAGCAATTTTTCAAGCAATACTTTTTCTTGAACTGTCTGGGAGTGGCCTGAGCAGGGAGAGGAAAACTGAAAActggctgttattggcagagtggtttggaactctctttcttattggtctattaactagactggcaatgtcaacaaaacaggctgaaattctaggtggtcttttcaaacagcttttacactaaaagggcatgatacgcattttcacaatttcacagtattattacaACCTCGTTGTGTGGacatgtatataaaacacaggaaaatctcgtttttgactgcactgggcctttaaatgaTGTGTTACTTATTGTAACCACAATGACATGATGATTTTAGTTGGCATATGCCTATCTGATTCCTCCATGTGTCATGTAGAAATGTTGTCAGTTAAGGTTTAACAGGTAAATTAACAAACATATTGATTAGAATGATGTATTACATTCAACTCATATGACTGCAGCGAGTTCGACATGATGCACTAAAAGAATACTTAATCATAGCAAATTGTGTACACATATGCCCGAGAGATGTCCAtgaaaaaaaggaaaataaaagaTGCTTCCTTAGAAAGCAGGTGCGATCATCAGACAAACATTCTCAAGTCTCAACCACAATGGACATATAACAAATCACTGAATCACACCATTTCAATGTCTGCTACACTTTAGCCATTGGTGAAAGAAATCAGCAAAACACAGCTAAAGTTCGTGGTTGATAAGGCAACAGtgggagagagaagtggagagaccgACTCTCCCGTGGATGGAAGTGTAGATGGCGGAGAGCCAGTAGCATTGAGTGTGTAAACATAAGAGTGTACACGACTTAACAACAGGACAGCATCTGAAGCAGTAGTCTGTACTGTCTCTGATAGACCTTGCAGGAGAGAAAGAGCTAAGGCACAGCAGCACCAGTGTCACTGCATCCGTGCTAATTTGGCCGCAGTTGTGCAGTTATGAGGTATCGTTGAGGAGAGGCCATGTCAAAGGAATGGACATGGGACCTCAGAGGGTCTGGGTCCACGTTCCTAGCTCTAGCAGTTGGACTCCTTCTCGTTGACGGGGAAGTAGCCTTCCTTGGTGGGAGGGTGTCTCTGACGGAGGCTGTCCCCATCGCCAGGAAAGATGGCCAGCAGCTTCTCCTGCTCCTTCTTGGTTTTAGGTAAGTCAGTGGATGCCGTGGTCAGGATTGTAAAGCGCTACAGAACAACAGAGGAAATAGACAACAACTATTGTAGATgctttattgtcacatacaccggataggtgcaggaCATGATTGGTTTGTTATATTGGTTTGTATTGATTTCTAAGTTACAGTAGCTTAAGCCATGACATGCGACAATAGCAAACAGAGGGTGAAacagtgggtggtgtgtgtgactAACCTCTTTCAGGGTGCCTTCCACAGAACACATTTTGATGACCACCCAGAGGGGAACACAGAGCATGGAGGACAGGGCCAGGAGCCAGCCCAGGCAGTAGCCCCACCAAGGGTACACATACTCATTGTTGTACTTCAGAGGGGTGTACTTGATCAGGGAGAAGGCAAAGGTACCCTGCAGAGGCAAATAAATGCAATCATTTGTGTCTCCGTGACAGTCACTGGTTGCTACGTCCTAGGTTGagtcaaaaacattttttttgtgttgatttaaAAACAACAATACTGACTTGCTTTCATTTGGGTCTTATCCTCCTTTTGAACCTTTTCCACTTTCTACAAAATCTCTGTGAATTTGATTAGCCTAGCTGTGCAATGTCAGATGCTTTTTCAATAGTAACCACCAGGGGGCACCCCTCAGTCAAGAGACATAACAGGGTTTAGTTCAGAAGAAAAATACTCACTAAGCAGGTAGCAGGAGTGAAGAACATCCAGCAGTATTTGATAATAGGTCCGGGACGGTAGCCAATCATGTCCTCAATATTGTCATAGAAACGGTCAGCACCTACAGGAACAGCGAGGAAAGAGAAGATGAATGAGACAGGAGTCAGCAGCGGACAGATACTCATtaaagtttcaagttttatttgtcTTATGTACGGggtacacatggtatacactgagtgtaccaaactttacaccttactaatattgagttgcacccccctgcacttttgccctcagaacagcctcaatttgtcagggcatggactctacaaggtgttgaaagcgttccacagggatgctggtccatgttaacttagttgtgtcaagttggctcgatgttctttgggtggtggaccattcttgatgcacacaggaaactgctgagcatgaaaaacccagcagcgttccAGTTCTTGACACATACCGATACGCCTGGaacatactaccataccccgttcaaaggcacttgttaaatattttgtctgcgcccattcaccctttgagtggcccacaaacacaatccatgtctcaattgtctcaaggcttaaaaatccttctttaatctacactgactgaagtggatttaacaagtgacataaataagggatcatagctttcacctggattcacctagtcagtctgtcatggaaagagcaggcgttcctaatgttctgtatactcagtgtacacatccaacgaaatgcttacttgcagatTCCTTCGACATCACAATAAGAAATTACTAAAATACTTCTAGTAAGTTAAACCACAAGTAAATGAAAAGTCATTATTACTTAAGATGCTTATGTGGTACTGACTCAAAACTAAATGAGATGTCACATCAACTCAATTTAAAGTTATGAAAACGAATGTACTTTTTTTTTaccagcatgctctactgcaggtaattaaaacatatatattttttatatctgTTTTTTTGCATGTGCGTTGAATGATTGActgattaatcttatgctacacaaagatagataaaaaaaaaatgaaactaATCCAATCATTTAGCTAGATTTTCTTGTACCTTtcactgaaatggttgttccagtttaggcTTAGGTAGTCTCCTTCCACTGTTCCTAACACTGGCAGTCATTATGAATGCAGATTGCTGGTGACAAAAAAATAACAACTGTTGGATTTCCTAACTATTTAGTATGTTTGGGTGTATTGTGATAAAGAGTTTAATTATAATGATAATATTTGCCTAGGAGCTCACTTGGCGGAGGCCACCGGTCTGAAAAAAAACAAATTCAGCAACCAtatctctgtcactaacaaatgcaGTTATGGGTGATAACTGTACAATTCACTCGAAAAGGCAAGGCACCCTGGGAAATTATACTGGTGGCACGGCTTAGGTGGGGTGCTGCTCAACATTTTCAAACTGACAACCCAAATCTGGACCGCCTACAGGGTCACAGTGACTATCGGTTTGAGTAAAGGCTACAAAATCACTTTAAGTAACTGTACTGAGATATACATGTATGCAGTGCAACAGGTTTCCTCCAAAGTTTTGAGTAATGAGAGCACATTAAGGTTTACAGTGTGTGAGCTAAGGTGCAGAGAATCaaagcaggtggtcagtccagttcaagtgttcagcagtctgatggacagcagatagaaactgtctctgagcctgttggtatcagacctcatgctccaaTATCGTCTGCCTGACGataagggagtgaacagctcgCGCGCAGTTGGGGTGTGtagggtccttgatgatgctgcgggccttcctcaggcaccgtttCGGTACACAATACAAATGTGTAACAGCTCGCTAAAAGTTGTATCAATCtcatcaaaaatatatataattcaaAATGGTCTAATAATATCATATTCAGCCAGTTGTTCATCTCCCAGATGCCCTTTCACTTCTATTAATAGCAGACTACTGCTGGATGGCAGAGGATGGCTCAATGAAAATACCCCATTTGTCATGCTAATGTACCCCTCAATGCATTCCCACATAACTTGGCTAAACACTCACCATAAATCCAAGCAATGCAAACAGTCTCAAAGACAGCCACAAAGAGCAGGCACGTCCCACTGGCAGCATAGTAGTCAAAGAGTTGGAAGACGTACATGCCTCCCTGGAGAGAGAAATGTGTTGCGTTACGGCAGGGCAGCTAGGAACACTTTTTCTATTTCATCGTCCCCATGCCACCTCCAAGACCACATGTAGAACAACAAAATCAAATGTcgttgcattttggtacaccaggagtagattcatttccaatggaacgctgcgtttgccttgcagccttgcattgcagaggcagttgcggTGTGATTTATCAAACGTACGTGTCAAACTGTGTGCGTCGACGGCTTGAcggaaatggtagcagaaggtgagtGTTGAACTTTTgctgcacacatatccagatgattgCTGCGTACCATTTTGCGCAATAACACTGTTGGTGTGATTGAGGCATTAGAGAGGCTAAACATCATGCACAGAATAAAGGTTCCCGATTTCAGTAACCTGCAGTATTTGGCTCTTTTTCTTAGCAACTTTCAATTCACGTGACAATGTGACATTCTCCATCTGTAGCTCAGTGCATGGCACTTGGAATGCCAAGgcagtgggttcgattcccattgtccacccatacgtaaaatgtatgcaccaATGatagtcgctttggataaaatatTCTGATAAATGGCGTATGTTACAAGAAATAAAGCCCTAAATGAAAACCTTTGGGATTTCATTCTTGCTGCATATTCCAACTCCTCCTGAGACACCCGTGGAGAGTTGGGGTCAGAGCCGGGGTCAGAGCCAGGGTCAGCCATTTTACAAGCGTCCATGAACCAATCGGGGTCCTGGGTGGCATTTTAGGCTGTGGCCTACCTCTGTCAGCATGATGAGACCCATGAGGAAGGAGACAATGGCCACCGCCAAGATGAAGAGCTCTCTGCGGTTCTTACGACGAAAGGTTTTAGGGTACATGTCCACCATGGCCGTCACCAGactctccacacacacaaactacagcagtggagagaacagaggggatgCTGTGTCACTGATTTAAGAAACACCACTGTGGACATTGTTAGAGCAGTGTTTACaagcatattgtgtgtgtgtgtgtgtgtcagaaagaGAGTTggtgagtaggagagagagagagagagagagagagagagagagagagagagagagagagagagagagagagagagagagagaaagagagagtgagtgagcgagacaaagagaaaacgagagtgagcaagagagagagagagagagagagagagagagagagagagagagagagagagagagagaggagacagagtgcTACTCTAGCCTCACCTGGCTGTCCAGACCCAAAAAGACGATCATGATGAAGAAGAAACAggcccagagaggagagaagggcatCATAGAAACTGCACGGGGGTAGGCTATGAAGGCCAGACCAGGACCTGGTACAGAAAGGGTTAATACAGGTTTTACAACAGGTCATTACAGAATTGTCATCAAGTGAGCAGGACTTTGACCTCCACCCGATTGTATTGTGAAACTACTAGGTTATCTTTGAATTCTTTGAGCATTGAAAGTTCATTTTAAAGATTAACATGTCATTATCATGGAAAAGTCATTACAGCACAGTTTAACAAAGTGTTTTTCTCTTGAACAGTGTGGGACATGTACTGTACAGTCAATAGCTCCTTAAGTGGTGTGCAGCGTTTCTACTAATTCACATTCCAAAATATATTGCTGAAATGTACGTAAGTacttaaaataaaatacatgttgAATTATGAAAAATGATGACCAGTTCCCCAATGATGAACTGCCAAGaaaggtctgtgtgtgtctgttaaaaATGACTACCAACCAGATTCTGCCACCTCTGAGATGGGCACGTTCTGCTCGTAAGACATGAAGCCCAGGATGGAGAAGATGGCAAAGCCTGCCACAAAGCTGGTCCCACTGTTCAGGAAGCATAGCGCCAAGCAATCTCTGTAACCCCAGAGAGGCAGTCATCAGCCAGGCATAGATACCAGCCATTACTGTATGTCACAGTAAAAATGAACAACTTCAAAGATAAATCAATAACATATTGTGAAACAGATACTGTACAAAATACAGATAAAGATACAGAACAAATGCTTCTGACCACCTGTTATTAGCGTACTAGGTTATTATTAGGGTGTAAAACAGAACAAATCACTTAGTCTTAGATGGTTATACCATGGAtgatttagctatttgatttataATTTTAGGTCCCCTGTAGGTATgccccaaaaatatataaaaaatatttgataacatttttaatttatttgaaatgcattgaaTAGCACATGTATAAATGGCAAAATGTacagtcaaaaaataaatcacAAGGAACAAGGTTTTGAAGTGGGGGTGGGACGCAAAAAATGACTtacatacactactggtcaaaggttttagaacacctactctatcaagggtttttctttatttttactatttcaggaactccttcaagactgttggaaaagcattccaggtgaagctggttgagagaatgccaagagtggtcAATgctgtcatcaaatcaaatcaaatgtatttgtcacatacatgttagatgttaatgcgagtgtagcgaaatgcttgtgcttctagttccgacaatgcagtaataaccaacgagtaatctaacctaacaattccaaaactactaccttagtggctagtgatacatgtattacataaagatgcagtagatgatatagagtacagtatatatatatatatatatattacatatgagatgagtaatgtaaggtatgtaaacattatattaagtagcattgtataaagtggctagtgatatattttacatcaatttccatcaattcccattatcaaggcaaagcgtggctatttgaagaagaatctcaagtataaagtatatattgatttgtttaacacttttttagttactacatgattccaaatgtgttatttcatagtgttgatgtcttcactgttattctacaatgtagaaaatagtacaaataaaggaaaacccttgaatgagtaggtgttctaaaacttctgACCTGAGGTGTACTTCCATAATTTTGTAAAACCGGAACCAAGTTACCTTCAGGCGAGTCacatgacacttgtgggggtagTAGAACAACAAGAACAACCAAAACAAGTTTGTTTTCCTGAGAGTCTAGTGGGGTCATGTTcgtttgtagcccaaacggttTGGATGCTACAGACAAAAGTTGGCACATAGTGTACTGTACCaacttcagatgagtcccgtgGGGCatgtgggggtcatagagcaaaacggagaacaccatcgtgtccgtctggacgctacagacgtttttgtgagaagaccgattttcgggatgtctcctggtctgacaaacagcatTGTAGCTCTGTCACGTTCCACCAAAGATTCGGAAGACCGACATAGGCGGATTGAGACACAGCTGATATCGCTAGCTTAAATAAACAGATTtatatggggatttttttattatattAATTAGATTTGTGCATGGGTGCGTCGATCAACTCTAGGGGGTTTAAGACAGAGATACATCTGCTTATTGTTGGGTGTCAGTAATTTCTGACTAGGGTAAGTAGGAGGTGTAGGTGTAAGCATGTGTTCTGAGGTGAGCCCTGACCTGTAGCAGTTGTTATTGTACTTGTTGTAGCTTCCCAGAGCAGTCAGACACCCCAGACAGATGGCATAGGAGAAGAAGATCTGAGTCC harbors:
- the LOC139370084 gene encoding sodium- and chloride-dependent GABA transporter 2-like, with product MKGDMESLPKMDPSNDHSRPLDIVPQSDEKMKERGQWGNKVEFVLSVAGEIIGLGNVWRFPYLCYKNGGGAFFIPYLIFLFTCGIPVFFLETALGQFTSEGGITCWRKITPLFEGVGYATQVIVALLNFYYIIVLAWAIFYLSYSFTWDLPWASCNNTWNTDSCMEFQRRNGSFNQPRLNATSPVIEFWERRVLRISSGIDHIGSLNWDLVLCLAIAWVLVYFCIWKGVKSTGKVVYFTATFPYIMLSILLIRGVTLPGAFIGIKFYLYPDLGRLSDPQVWMDAGTQIFFSYAICLGCLTALGSYNKYNNNCYRDCLALCFLNSGTSFVAGFAIFSILGFMSYEQNVPISEVAESGPGLAFIAYPRAVSMMPFSPLWACFFFIMIVFLGLDSQFVCVESLVTAMVDMYPKTFRRKNRRELFILAVAIVSFLMGLIMLTEGGMYVFQLFDYYAASGTCLLFVAVFETVCIAWIYGADRFYDNIEDMIGYRPGPIIKYCWMFFTPATCLGTFAFSLIKYTPLKYNNEYVYPWWGYCLGWLLALSSMLCVPLWVVIKMCSVEGTLKERFTILTTASTDLPKTKKEQEKLLAIFPGDGDSLRQRHPPTKEGYFPVNEKESNC